Proteins from one Plodia interpunctella isolate USDA-ARS_2022_Savannah chromosome 7, ilPloInte3.2, whole genome shotgun sequence genomic window:
- the ec gene encoding uncharacterized protein ec isoform X2, whose amino-acid sequence MIKFRYKRKDAGDSPGKGAIQKKIEGLWDRELLPSKDLGTTLAGSVAGVRNNTLPRSRPPSAARRDTDTTPIISPTTLSLFRELFTQLQWSEDRAPAADALRRALHGGGARFQLGCMGDASECFEHLLLRVHAHVAASTGDRRDDDCRAPHCVPHRKFAMMLVEQSVCGSCKATSKPLPFTQMVHYVSATALTTQAALGQHGDSFGLLLKQAGGMGDIRECPNACGAKIQICRTLMNRPEVLSIGMVWDSERPAAEHVAAVYAALGTQLRPNDAFHACVQWSWAAHADHRLVGLVTYYGKHYSTFFYHSKLHLWMYFDDADVKKIGPEWSQVVEKCVKGRFQPLLLLYAAVDTPPCDARSKEVVPFAGPEPRRAVTPAPDRPANGFARRAVTPGPDNENDYVSRKAIENMLDSNRHTQLGRSMSTGSASDSSGPRVRRDSGNWSGDRNSASSTTSSMESPHIYTRGRGLNIPGSPTRKGELSSGGSCDAGYDSNSLSSTDSLPLQQGIRNLQMIDLKTRSNIEALCLEADMLLEKSRIAENAADYETAVVLCNAATLKARAAMDAPFNSQHAKTIARMKHNTCAMRARSLQRLMAGKNRMTEVSQPTPVRNTKGGLENSTIEIYATLPKKKGSSKKLQKSLDDIDTSPCERPPRHKSREDDKVREKRSRSEDRSRARKEMPLPAEKKEESKEEDKKANKKQHKIRRKLMGGLIRRKNRSMPDLTEGADSNGEPTTKDKRIVSIDDGDVGRKTNDDKNLSGYLSEGHLEYSAASGTNPNLERSKLMRKSIYGSAGKMLTATKVPPPPPLRTTSQLSGPKFESEVMHSMQTSPAQPHNSRENFNYSHDPEEDGGFSEQYGDEPQSLPFLPSTYDGKPMNLHNQSIESQQSQNCHMVVTKAMIHQEQSPVKRDMIPNTLAPMNRIQNLSNNFDNGVDVVDCAMPVRRSPPMFELPPYPSPMNSVNHSRQPSEEFPPPPPPIDLTPLQDELNHIQKATDYYSYHNNTEPVMPQRSVNDLYSQLQEKRNQILNNNHKKSLYNDVKTTPNDCNNTLLQELQAKQAAIKLKRSNSLEGQLSSPGENSQVPDSIVNRHMHKFESMAQNASSDGERSHLDFADIRDNRDVINCSNQPNTFMYNRRTSSSSIDPKQLQEDYAEQKSPNTTNSPAMYGDHLKPKKKSVSFCDHVVIVSSKAEEEEDSNYIPNPILERVLKSALNKRPMTTMPLQSEKPSLHRQDSFDSQSSRSTTLSSTTSAGLPEGGHADYVRAQNGYPPYQMSTQAHAVRQYNAQKATSVYDRIPPPQASHNQNINSNQIYQQLPSGSPQNTSNPIPYTQSPAPTAYSHSASPPNFSQNPVNRLNPAHNQPFPPAPNSLQRTVPNTYSHPPNQLHHVNQIPSNNYQSPNNNYITNRPYPQNMPSASTPYQSVPTNSPAYQSYHSPPTSYASSEYSSRYAMNSTNHYSTAPTPSPYQRVPPPHGDLPVENYNNPYQKVPNPQYHDNNSNRPREPDTRHYANSYQQRPNYNQPMNMENSARNEVQYQYGQNGYNPYEHLPPPKQIQQKKSVSFEPGTKGGTESPIPSLVSDSYYNTDSQSTTGQKTLCNLCRKKSLSPPALYCPDCDFYMSRFKNVGNTTPFVQR is encoded by the exons ATGATAAAGTTTCGATATAAGCGCAAGGATGCGGGGGATTCCCCAGGGAAAGGGGCGATTCAGAAGAAAATCGAAGGTCTTTGGGATCGGGAGTTACTACCTTCCAAGGACCTGGGTACCACGCTGGCGGGGTCGGTGGCCGGGGTGAGGAACAACACCCTGCCCCGATCCCGCCCCCCCTCTGCTGCTCGTCGTGATACTGACACCACCCCCATCATCAGCCCGACCACCTTGTCCCTGTTCCGA GAGTTATTTACTCAATTGCAATGGTCGGAAGACCGCGCGCCTGCAGCCGACGCGTTGCGACGCGCGTTGCACGGAGGAGGCGCGCGATTCCAACTGGGCTGCATGGGGGACGCCAGCGAGTGCTTCGAACACCTTCTCCTGAGGGTCCATGCCCACGTGGCCGCGTCTACTGGCGACAGGCGTGATGATGACTGTCGCGCGCCTCACTGCGTGCCTCATAGGAAATTTGCTATGATGTTGGTGGAACAGTCTGTATGCGGGTCGTGCAAAGCCACGTCTAAACCTCTGCCGTTTACTCAG ATGGTACATTATGTATCTGCGACCGCGCTGACCACGCAAGCTGCGCTGGGACAACACGGCGACAGCTTTGGCTTGCTGCTGAAGCAGGCTGGCGGAATGGGCGACATCAGGGAATGCCCG AACGCATGCGGGGCCAAAATCCAAATCTGCCGGACGCTCATGAACCGGCCCGAAGTCCTCTCCATCGGTATGGTGTGGGACTCCGAACGGCCGGCAGCCGAACACGTGGCGGCCGTGTACGCGGCGCTGGGTACGCAACTGCGACCCAACGACGCCTTCCACGCTTGCGTGCAGTGGTCTTGGGCCGCCCACGCCGACCACCGCCTCGTCGGCCTCGTCACATACTACGGCAAACACTACTCCACCTTCTTCTACCACAGTAAACTGCACCTCTGGATGTACTTCGACGACGCCGATGTGAAGAAAATTGGACCCGAGTGGTCGCAAGTCGTCGAGAAATGCGTCAAGGGCAGATTTCAACCTTTGCTTCTTCTATACGCGGCGGTAGATACCCCGCCGTGTGATGCTCGGAGCAAAGAAGTGGTGCCTTTTGCCGGGCCGGAGCCGAGGCGAGCGGTGACGCCGGCGCCTGATCGGCCGGCGAACGGGTTCGCCAGGCGCGCCGTCACGCCCGGGCCTGACAACGAAAACGACTACGTCAGTAGGAAAGCTATCGAAAATATGCTCGATTCAAATCGACACACGCAGCTAGGAAGAAGTATGAGCACAGGGTCGGCCTCGGACAGTTCGGGCCCTAGGGTCAGAAGAGATTCTGGCAACTGGAGCGGAGACAGGAACAGCGCCTCGTCCACGACATCATCGATGGAAAGTCCTCATATTTACACCCGGGGCCGAGGTCTTAACATCCCTGGCAGTCCAACCAGGAAAGGTGAACTATCAAGCGGTGGCTCCTGTGACGCGGGATACGATTCCAACTCACTATCGTCTACGGACAGCTTGCCGCTCCAACAAGGTATCCGCAACTTACAAATGATAGATCTGAAGACGCGCAGCAATATTGAAGCATTATGTTTAGAAGCGGATATGTTGCTCGAAAAATCGCGCATTGCAGAAAACGCGGCAGATTACGAAACAGCTGTAGTTTTGTGCAATGCGGCTACATTGAAAGCGCGAGCGGCGATGGACGCCCCGTTCAACAGCCAGCACGCTAAAACCATAGCTCGCATGAAACATAACACATGTGCAATGCGGGCCAGAAGTCTCCAGAGACTAATGGCGGGAAAAAATAGAATGACTGAAGTATCACAACCTACGCCCGTCAGAAATACAAAAGGCGGACTAGAAAATTCAACCATCGAAATATATGCTACGTTACCTAAAAAGAAAGGTTCCTCTAAGAAGCTGCAAAAATCATTGGATGACATTGACACCTCCCCGTGTGAGCGACCTCCGAGACACAAGTCCAGAGAAGATGACAAAGTCAGAGAAAAACGATCAAGGAGTGAGGACAGAAGTCGTGCGAGGAAAGAAATGCCTCTGCCGGCTGAAAAGAAAGAGGAATCTAAAGAAGAGGATAAAAAAGCGAACAAAAAACAACATAAGATTCGGCGAAAACTTATGGGTGGGTTGATAAGGCGGAAAAATCGATCAATGCCGGATTTAACAGAAGGGGCAGATAGTAATGGCGAGCCCACCACTAAAGATAAACGCATCGTATCCATAGACGATGGCGACGTTGGCAGGAAAACGAATGATGATAAAAACCTGAGCGGATACCTGTCTGAGGGCCATTTGGAGTACTCGGCCGCCAGCGGGACCAACCCCAACCTCGAGAGAAGCAAGCTCATGAGGAAGAGTATATACGGCAGTGCGGGGAAGATGCTCACTGCGACTAAAGTGCCGCCCCCGCCGCCTCTGCGGACCACTTCACAACTTAGCGGGCCTAAGTTCGAATCCGAAGTGATGCATAGCATGCAGACCTCCCCGGCACAGCCGCACAACTCaagagaaaattttaattattcccaCGACCCAGAAGAAGACGGCGGTTTTTCCGAACAATACGGCGATGAACCGCAATCATTGCCGTTCTTACCTTCTACTTACGATGGGAAACCAATGAATCTCCACAATCAATCTATTGAATCACAACAATCTCAAAATTGTCACATGGTCGTTACTAAAGCAATGATACATCAGGAACAAAGTCCCGTGAAGAGAGATATGATCCCGAACACCCTGGCTCCAATGAACAGGATTCAAAATctaagtaataattttgacaacgGGGTAGACGTAGTGGATTGTGCGATGCCAGTGCGCAGATCTCCCCCTATGTTTGAATTACCGCCATACCCAAGTCCCATGAATTCCGTCAACCATTCGAGGCAACCCAGCGAGGAATTCCCTCCTCCACCACCTCCGATCGATCTAACTCCACTTCAGGACGAATTAAACCATATCCAAAAAGCCACGGATTATTATTCTTATCATAACAACACTGAGCCAGTCATGCCTCAAAGATCAGTTAATGACTTATACTCCCAATTACAAGAAAAACGTAATCAGATTTTAAACAACAACCACAAAAAATCGTTATATAATGATGTGAAAACGACGCCAAATGAttgtaataatacattattgcAAGAGCTACAAGCTAAACAGGCTGCGATTAAATTGAAGAGATCTAACTCTTTGGAAGGACAACTGTCGAGTCCCGGCGAAAACTCGCAAGTTCCTGACAGCATCGTCAACAGGCACATGCACAAATTTGAAAGCATGGCGCAGAATGCGTCTTCCGATGGTGAAAGATCTCATCTGGATTTTGCTGATATTAGAGATAACAGAGACGTCATAAACTGCTCTAACCAACCCAATACGTTTATGTACAACCGACGAACCTCGTCGTCCTCGATAGACCCCAAACAGTTGCAAGAAGATTATGCTGAACAAAAATCCCCAAACACCACCAATAGTCCCGCGATGTACGGGGAtcatttaaaacctaaaaagaAATCGGTATCGTTCTGTGATCACGTCGTTATAGTATCATCTAAGGCTGAAGAGGAAGAAGATAGTAATTACATACCCAACCCTATTTTAGAGCGAGTTTTGAAATCAGCATTGAACAAACGTCCGATGACAACAATGCCTTTACAGTCTGAGAAACCGTCTCTGCATCGTCAGGACTCATTCGACAGCCAATCGTCGCGGTCGACTACATTATCTTCTACTACCAGCGCGGGGCTGCCTGAAGGCGGACATGCCGACTACGTCAGAGCCCAGAACGGGTACCCTCCATATCAAATGTCGACCCAAGCTCACGCTGTGCGCCAATACAACGCTCAAAAAGCCACCAGTGTTTACGATAGAATCCCACCACCGCAAGCTTCtcacaatcaaaatattaattcaaatcaaatataccAGCAACTTCCCAGCGGAAGTCCTCAAAACACCAGCAACCCTATACCCTACACTCAATCGCCTGCGCCGACGGCTTACTCTCACAGCGCTAGCCCACCGAACTTTAGCCAAAATCCAGTGAATAGACTAAATCCCGCGCACAACCAGCCCTTCCCACCCGCACCCAACAGCCTCCAGAGAACAGTTCCTAACACTTACTCGCACCCACCGAACCAGCTTCACCACGTGAACCAAATACCGAGCAACAATTATCAGTCACCTAACAATAACTATATTACAAATCGTCCGTACCCTCAAAACATGCCAAGCGCTTCGACGCCTTACCAAAGCGTACCCACCAATTCGCCTGCTTACCAGAGCTACCACAGCCCACCGACAAGTTACGCTAGCTCCGAGTATTCTAGTCGATATGCGATGAACAGTACAAACCACTACAGCACGGCCCCGACCCCATCGCCTTATCAAAGAGTTCCCCCTCCTCACGGAGACCTTCCTGTTGAGAACTACAACAATCCTTATCAGAAAGTACCAAACCCTCAGTACCATGATAACAACTCAAACAGACCCCGTGAGCCTGACACAAGGCACTACGCAAATTCTTATCAGCAGCGACCAAATTACAATCAGCCTATGAATATGGAGAACTCAGCTCGCAACGAAGTTCAGTATCAGTATGGCCAAAATGGGTACAATCCATATGAACACCTCCCGCCTCCAAAACAGATACAACAAAAGAAGAGCGTGTCGTTCGAACCAGGCACCAAAGGCGGGACAGAGTCCCCAATACCGTCACTAGTGAGCGACTCCTATTATAATACAGACAGCCAGTCGACTACGGGACAGAAAACATTGTGTAATCTCTGTCGGAAGAAATCCCTGAGCCCTCCAGCCCTATATTGTCCAGATTGTGACTTCTATATGTCACGATTCAAAAATGTAGGCAATACTACACCTTTTGTACAAAGATAG